From a region of the Gammaproteobacteria bacterium genome:
- a CDS encoding ABC transporter substrate-binding protein, with product MIRSILMLSFISLALSGCDSSAWNNPHPKTAPDKLTMYSVFSNKPKHLDPVRTYNLDEATLIDQIYEPLLEYHYLKRPYQLQPLTLIKMPTVSYLDQQGQILKPASNGDVSEPAYSVYSFELKKGIYYQPHPAFANNEQNQAYYRVGNKTQYQDFQNLDQFSQIDTKELIADDYIYQIKRMADPTLHLPIWDLLSQYIVGLKPLRQQIKSIRTDNNKQQWIDLSQLDLTGVTKNNDYSFSIKLKGKYPQFKYWLAFHFFAPIPVEVDRFYHLPGLADKNISLDFYPVGTGPYMMTKHNPNQEIVLSRNPNYHDDFYPSSGSDDDQAQGLLVDAGKKLPFIDQVSFRLEKESIPIWTKFLQGYYDRSGISSDSFDQAVNVGVEGIGLSDDMRKKGISLTMAISPATYYFGFNMLDPIVGGNSEKNRKLRRAIAMVYNEQEQISIFRNGRGQVAQDPLPPGIFGAYKGGEQGINPYIFDWDSTQQQPVTKSLAQAQEMLAQAGYPQGRDSVTGKPLILNYDTTGSNNASQNWMIKQFKKLGIQLNIRSTDYNRFQEKMELGNAQIFSWGWFADYPDPENFLFLLYGPNGRVGSGGSGVNASNYDNPQYNRLFNQMKTMADSPERLAIIKQMIDIYHRDLPWASGFHPQSFVLNNQWMKNYKPHGISQATLKFQNIDPQLREQKRQQWNQPVLWPLALVLLVVLLVTIPGVLAYRRRQTMVLTDNE from the coding sequence TAGATGAAGCAACCTTAATCGACCAAATCTACGAACCATTGCTTGAATATCATTACCTTAAACGTCCTTATCAATTGCAACCATTAACACTAATAAAAATGCCGACGGTCAGTTACCTTGATCAGCAAGGTCAAATATTAAAACCCGCGAGCAATGGTGATGTGAGCGAGCCTGCATATTCGGTCTATTCTTTTGAACTGAAAAAAGGGATTTACTATCAGCCGCACCCCGCTTTTGCTAATAACGAACAAAATCAGGCGTATTATCGAGTCGGTAATAAAACGCAATATCAAGATTTTCAAAATTTAGATCAATTTAGCCAAATCGATACTAAAGAGCTGATCGCCGACGATTATATTTATCAAATTAAACGGATGGCAGATCCGACCTTGCACCTGCCCATTTGGGATCTGTTATCGCAATACATTGTTGGGCTAAAACCATTGCGTCAGCAAATAAAATCTATTCGAACTGACAATAATAAGCAGCAATGGATCGATTTAAGCCAGCTAGATTTAACCGGTGTCACCAAAAATAACGACTACTCTTTTAGCATTAAGCTTAAAGGCAAATATCCCCAATTTAAATATTGGTTAGCATTCCACTTTTTTGCTCCAATTCCAGTAGAGGTTGATCGTTTCTATCACTTACCAGGACTCGCTGATAAAAACATTAGCTTAGATTTTTACCCCGTTGGCACTGGTCCCTACATGATGACCAAGCACAATCCAAATCAAGAAATAGTATTAAGCCGCAATCCTAATTATCACGATGATTTTTACCCAAGCTCTGGCAGCGATGACGATCAAGCGCAAGGTTTATTGGTCGATGCCGGTAAGAAACTACCTTTTATCGATCAAGTTAGTTTTCGGCTAGAAAAAGAGTCGATCCCAATTTGGACCAAGTTTTTGCAAGGCTATTATGATCGTTCAGGCATCAGCAGTGATAGTTTTGATCAAGCGGTTAATGTTGGCGTTGAAGGCATTGGTTTAAGCGATGACATGCGCAAAAAAGGCATCTCGCTGACCATGGCTATTTCACCTGCGACTTATTATTTCGGGTTTAATATGCTCGACCCAATTGTTGGTGGTAACAGTGAGAAAAACCGCAAACTGCGCCGTGCTATCGCGATGGTGTATAACGAGCAAGAGCAAATTTCTATATTTAGAAACGGCCGTGGCCAAGTCGCTCAAGATCCTTTGCCGCCAGGTATATTTGGCGCATATAAGGGCGGCGAACAAGGTATTAATCCCTATATTTTTGACTGGGATTCAACACAGCAGCAGCCAGTTACAAAATCCTTAGCTCAAGCGCAAGAAATGCTCGCACAAGCCGGATACCCGCAGGGGCGTGACAGTGTTACCGGCAAGCCATTGATCCTTAATTATGATACGACAGGCAGTAATAATGCCAGCCAAAACTGGATGATTAAACAGTTTAAAAAGTTAGGTATTCAACTTAATATTCGTTCGACCGATTACAACCGCTTTCAAGAAAAAATGGAATTGGGCAATGCTCAAATTTTCTCTTGGGGCTGGTTTGCCGATTACCCAGATCCTGAAAATTTCTTATTTTTACTCTACGGCCCCAATGGACGAGTAGGCAGCGGCGGCTCTGGCGTTAATGCCAGCAATTATGATAATCCGCAATACAATCGCTTATTTAACCAAATGAAAACGATGGCTGACTCGCCTGAACGTTTAGCGATAATAAAACAAATGATCGATATTTATCATCGTGATTTACCCTGGGCATCGGGCTTTCATCCGCAATCCTTTGTCTTAAATAATCAGTGGATGAAAAACTATAAACCGCATGGAATTTCGCAGGCGACCCTTAAATTCCAAAATATTGATCCACAACTGCGAGAACAAAAACGCCAACAATGGAATCAGCCAGTACTGTGGCCGCTGGCATTAGTTTTGTTGGTCGTATTACTGGTGACTATTCCGGGCGTATTAGCCTACCGACGGCGTCAGACCATGGTATTAACCGATAACGAATAA
- a CDS encoding amino acid ABC transporter ATP-binding protein, with translation MIELNDMNKWYGDFHVLKNINLKVKKGEKIVICGPSGSGKSTLIRCINRLEEHQKGEIIVGGIELTNDLKDIETVRREVGMVFQHFNLFPHLTVLENCTLAPIWVRKTPQKEAEKIAMEYLERVKIPEQAHKFPGQLSGGQQQRVAIARSLCMNPQVMLFDEPTSALDPEMIKEVLDVMIGLADSGMTMICVTHEMGFAKTVADRVIFMDAGEIIEENNPHDFFDNPQSDRTKLFLSQILHNG, from the coding sequence ATGATTGAACTAAACGACATGAATAAGTGGTACGGTGACTTTCATGTGTTGAAAAACATCAATCTAAAGGTTAAAAAAGGCGAAAAAATTGTAATTTGTGGACCCTCTGGTTCAGGGAAATCGACATTAATCCGTTGTATTAATCGGCTGGAAGAACACCAAAAAGGTGAGATTATTGTCGGTGGTATTGAATTGACCAATGATTTAAAAGACATTGAAACGGTGCGCCGTGAAGTTGGCATGGTATTCCAACACTTTAATTTGTTTCCGCATTTAACGGTACTGGAAAACTGCACCCTTGCACCAATCTGGGTACGTAAAACACCGCAAAAAGAGGCCGAGAAAATTGCAATGGAATATCTTGAGCGAGTCAAAATACCTGAGCAAGCGCACAAATTTCCGGGGCAGCTTTCTGGTGGTCAACAGCAACGTGTCGCTATTGCACGAAGCTTATGTATGAACCCACAAGTTATGTTGTTTGATGAGCCAACGTCAGCCCTTGATCCCGAAATGATTAAAGAGGTATTAGACGTAATGATTGGTCTAGCAGACAGCGGCATGACTATGATTTGTGTAACCCACGAAATGGGTTTTGCTAAAACAGTTGCAGATCGAGTGATATTCATGGATGCAGGTGAAATTATTGAAGAAAACAATCCGCATGACTTCTTTGATAACCCACAGTCTGATCGTACTAAATTGTTCTTAAGTCAGATATTACATAACGGTTAA
- a CDS encoding ABC transporter permease, translated as MFTYILRRILYSLPILLGVNVLTFALFFLVNSPDQMAQVQLGGKHISAEAVTQWKVERGYDKPLFINNDPDSEGLLTDTVFFEKSLKLFVFDFGKSDEGRVIAQDIAQRMWPSLAVQIPTFIIGIIVNISFALIVVMFRASLFEVGAMIFCIVVFSISAVFYIIGGQFMFGKLWHLVPVSGYLHGIEAVKFLILPVIIGVLSGIGGGTRLYRAIFTEEINRDYVRTARAKGVSELSVLFKHLLPNAMIPILTGIVVVIPTLFMGSLLMESFFGIPGLGSYTLDAIQAQDFAVVRSMVFIGSVLYIIGLILTDISYTLVDPRVRLSS; from the coding sequence ATGTTTACCTATATATTACGAAGAATATTGTATTCACTGCCAATTTTATTGGGGGTCAATGTACTGACCTTTGCGCTGTTTTTTTTGGTCAATAGTCCAGATCAAATGGCGCAAGTGCAACTGGGCGGCAAGCATATTTCTGCCGAAGCGGTCACGCAATGGAAAGTCGAACGCGGTTATGACAAACCATTATTTATTAACAATGATCCAGATAGTGAGGGTTTGCTCACCGATACGGTATTTTTTGAGAAATCACTCAAGCTGTTCGTGTTCGATTTTGGAAAATCAGACGAGGGCCGTGTTATCGCCCAAGATATAGCCCAGCGAATGTGGCCAAGTTTGGCGGTACAAATTCCGACCTTTATTATTGGGATCATCGTCAATATAAGCTTCGCGTTGATTGTCGTGATGTTTAGAGCCAGTTTGTTTGAAGTAGGCGCGATGATATTTTGTATCGTCGTATTTTCTATTTCAGCAGTTTTTTACATTATTGGCGGCCAATTTATGTTTGGCAAGCTGTGGCACCTAGTACCAGTTTCAGGCTATTTACACGGTATTGAGGCGGTTAAGTTTTTGATCTTGCCAGTGATCATCGGTGTGTTATCCGGCATTGGCGGGGGCACCCGCCTATACCGCGCAATCTTTACCGAAGAAATTAATCGCGATTACGTCCGCACAGCTCGCGCTAAAGGAGTGTCAGAGTTGTCGGTATTATTCAAACATTTACTGCCTAATGCGATGATCCCAATTTTGACCGGTATTGTCGTCGTGATCCCAACCTTGTTTATGGGCAGTTTATTAATGGAGTCATTTTTTGGTATTCCGGGTCTGGGCAGTTACACCCTTGATGCGATACAAGCGCAAGACTTTGCGGTTGTGCGTTCAATGGTATTTATAGGGTCAGTGTTATATATCATCGGGCTAATCCTGACCGATATCTCATATACCTTAGTTGACCCACGAGTGAGGTTATCATCATGA
- a CDS encoding ABC transporter permease, with the protein MKFTMLYSDGLLFVLIVAIFWLVKTIRTNPQTAKKWRYVFQTRVGCGSFIIIAFYLLIAILDSIHYRQALTQSPTNPVSTEIHYSSEVKSVLDFILTDVKANVETTYSAPFALYSFAKENQTDSLGRVYRDYARLKYAGSHIADPANHTNDVLARSAIALGQGVVISLLVVGLINFLLKRKPSQTTSYLPLVTIYCTLSLLIVLNTWAIQLGAVYHIFGTDKVGTDVFYQAVKAIRTGVLIGTLATILTLPLAIGLGISAGYFKGLVDDVVQYVYTTLNSIPGILLIAASILLIDVYIETHQASFNLTIERADFKFLSLCLILGLTSWTGLCRLLRAETLKISQLDYVQAAHAFGVPHRKVISRHILPNVTHIILIALVLDFSAFVLAESVLSYIGVGVDASMNSWGNMINAARSELSRDPTVWWSVTAAFSLMFVLVLAANLFADEVRDAFDPRIVKAGIFGIKRKQAQEI; encoded by the coding sequence ATGAAATTTACCATGCTCTACAGCGATGGCTTATTGTTTGTGTTAATTGTTGCGATATTTTGGTTGGTTAAAACAATTAGAACCAATCCACAAACGGCAAAAAAGTGGCGCTATGTGTTTCAAACACGCGTCGGCTGCGGATCTTTTATCATTATTGCTTTTTACTTGCTCATTGCGATTTTAGATTCAATTCATTATCGCCAAGCATTAACGCAGTCTCCAACGAACCCAGTAAGCACCGAGATTCACTACAGCAGTGAAGTGAAAAGTGTGCTCGACTTTATCTTAACGGACGTCAAGGCCAATGTTGAAACCACTTACTCGGCCCCTTTTGCGCTATATTCTTTCGCCAAAGAAAACCAAACTGATTCACTGGGCCGAGTTTACCGCGATTATGCCCGCTTAAAATATGCTGGCAGCCATATCGCCGATCCCGCTAACCATACCAATGACGTATTAGCACGCAGCGCCATCGCGTTAGGTCAAGGGGTAGTCATTTCATTACTGGTGGTCGGCTTAATAAATTTTCTGCTAAAACGAAAACCGAGTCAAACAACAAGTTATTTACCGCTTGTTACTATCTACTGCACCTTGTCCTTGTTAATCGTACTTAATACTTGGGCCATTCAACTCGGCGCGGTCTATCATATTTTTGGCACCGACAAAGTCGGTACCGACGTGTTTTATCAAGCGGTAAAGGCTATTCGAACCGGGGTACTTATTGGCACCCTTGCGACAATATTAACCTTGCCATTGGCCATTGGTTTAGGCATTAGTGCCGGTTATTTTAAAGGCCTCGTTGATGACGTGGTGCAATATGTTTATACCACCTTAAATTCAATTCCTGGGATCTTGTTAATTGCCGCATCAATCTTGTTAATCGATGTCTATATTGAAACCCACCAAGCCAGCTTTAATTTGACCATTGAACGCGCCGATTTTAAATTTTTATCACTGTGTTTAATTCTCGGATTAACTAGTTGGACAGGTTTATGCCGCCTGTTACGCGCCGAAACCCTAAAAATAAGCCAACTTGATTATGTGCAAGCCGCGCACGCCTTTGGTGTGCCACATCGCAAGGTAATTAGCCGCCATATTTTACCCAATGTCACTCATATCATTTTGATTGCGCTGGTACTTGATTTTAGCGCCTTTGTATTAGCCGAGTCGGTCTTATCTTATATCGGCGTTGGGGTTGATGCCTCGATGAATAGCTGGGGCAATATGATCAATGCCGCCCGCTCTGAATTGTCACGCGACCCAACTGTATGGTGGTCAGTCACAGCAGCCTTTAGCTTAATGTTCGTGTTAGTACTCGCCGCTAACCTATTTGCCGATGAAGTACGTGACGCGTTCGATCCTCGCATTGTTAAGGCAGGAATATTTGGGATTAAACGCAAGCAGGCACAGGAAATTTAA
- a CDS encoding ABC transporter ATP-binding protein, producing MALLSINNLSIELAHDQTQLVKQVSFDISKGEIFALVGESGSGKSLTALSILRLLPDALKISHGNVMLAQRSLFSITEQMMNGVRGKDIAMIFQDPQTSLNPVQTIKQQIGEVLRIHQGLTLAQAEPRIIELLTEVGIPEPQSRLSWYPHQLSGGQKQRVMIAIALACNAKLLIADEPTTALDVTIQKQVLSLLKKLCKRHQLAMLLITHDMGVVFEMADTVAVMRQGKIVEHNNTKDFFNAPQHPYSQQLINSLPDGSFFTNRASEQPLLEVSNLHVWFEQRKGLLQRVNSHTKAVDGISFVINKGETLALVGESGSGKTTAGQAILNLIHTTKGNIVFNGKVTSQLSARNFMPYRKDIQVIFQDPFSSMNPRMTINDIIEEGMVSLKVEPDKQQRQQQINSLIKRVGLEPEHLNRYPHEFSGGQRQRIAIARALAVKPKLIICDEPTSALDVSIRGQVLDLLLELQQEHGLSYLFITHDLSLIPQLAHKMAVMKDGKIVEQGLTQQVMQNPQHAYTKELLSAVPKIERLV from the coding sequence ATGGCTTTATTAAGTATCAACAATCTCAGCATTGAACTTGCTCATGACCAGACCCAGCTAGTAAAGCAAGTTAGCTTTGATATCAGTAAAGGTGAAATTTTTGCCTTAGTCGGCGAATCAGGCTCAGGAAAATCGTTAACCGCATTATCAATCTTGAGATTATTGCCCGATGCATTAAAGATTAGTCACGGTAATGTCATGCTAGCCCAGCGCTCGCTATTTTCGATAACCGAACAAATGATGAATGGGGTTCGTGGTAAAGATATTGCGATGATATTTCAAGATCCGCAAACCTCTTTAAATCCGGTCCAAACGATCAAACAACAAATTGGTGAAGTATTACGGATCCATCAAGGTTTAACACTTGCTCAAGCCGAGCCTCGCATTATTGAATTATTAACAGAAGTGGGCATTCCTGAACCACAAAGCAGGCTAAGCTGGTATCCCCATCAACTCTCCGGCGGTCAAAAACAACGGGTAATGATTGCGATAGCATTGGCATGTAATGCTAAATTACTGATTGCCGACGAACCAACTACCGCGCTTGATGTGACAATTCAAAAGCAGGTATTAAGCTTGCTTAAAAAGCTCTGTAAACGACACCAGCTTGCGATGTTGTTAATCACCCACGACATGGGCGTGGTCTTTGAAATGGCTGATACTGTCGCGGTGATGCGCCAAGGTAAAATTGTTGAGCACAACAACACCAAAGATTTTTTTAACGCACCACAACACCCCTATTCCCAACAATTGATAAACTCGCTGCCTGACGGTTCCTTTTTTACCAATCGTGCCAGTGAACAGCCTTTATTAGAAGTATCGAATCTGCATGTATGGTTCGAGCAGCGCAAAGGTTTGCTACAACGCGTCAACAGCCATACAAAAGCAGTCGATGGCATCAGTTTTGTGATCAATAAAGGCGAAACACTGGCGTTAGTCGGTGAAAGTGGCAGCGGTAAAACAACGGCTGGCCAAGCAATTTTAAACCTAATTCATACCACTAAAGGCAACATAGTCTTTAACGGCAAAGTAACCTCGCAGCTGTCAGCCCGCAACTTTATGCCTTATCGCAAAGATATACAGGTGATTTTTCAAGATCCTTTTTCATCGATGAACCCGCGTATGACCATTAATGACATTATTGAAGAAGGCATGGTTAGCCTTAAGGTGGAACCGGACAAACAGCAACGGCAACAGCAGATAAACAGTCTGATTAAACGCGTTGGCTTAGAGCCAGAACACTTAAATCGTTATCCCCATGAATTCTCTGGCGGTCAACGCCAGCGTATTGCGATAGCTCGGGCACTAGCGGTCAAACCAAAACTAATTATATGCGATGAGCCTACCAGCGCCCTTGATGTCTCGATTAGGGGCCAGGTCTTAGACTTGCTGTTAGAGCTGCAGCAAGAGCACGGCTTGTCTTACTTGTTTATTACCCACGATCTGTCGTTAATTCCGCAGCTCGCCCATAAAATGGCAGTAATGAAAGATGGTAAGATAGTTGAGCAAGGCCTGACCCAACAAGTGATGCAAAACCCCCAACATGCCTACACCAAAGAGTTATTAAGTGCGGTGCCTAAGATTGAGCGCCTTGTCTAA
- a CDS encoding amino acid ABC transporter permease, giving the protein MIIHQPQPSLPAPSNTIGPIAWMRKNLFSSIGNSVLTLVGAYIAFNLITTVIGWAFINADWGGDSRDACTSGGACWTFISVRLGQFIYGFYPPELRWRVDIVFLLLALTLAALAIDNIPKKGWIALWAVTGFPVAAYYLLFGDSFGLEIVETHKWGGLMLTLVLALVGIVASLPLGIALALGRQSEMPVIRSISIVYIEFWRGVPLITVLFMASVMLPLFMSSEVTTDKLVRALIGITLFQAAYMAEVVRGGLQAMPRGQYEAADALGLSYPQSMGLIILPQALKLMIPGIVNTFIALFKDTSLVLIIGLFDLLAIVQSGLADPKWLGYSIEGYTFVAFVFWIFCFSMSRYSQHLEKKLHTGH; this is encoded by the coding sequence ATGATAATACATCAACCACAACCAAGCTTACCGGCTCCTAGCAATACGATTGGGCCAATTGCCTGGATGAGAAAGAATTTATTTTCTTCAATTGGCAATTCAGTATTAACGCTAGTTGGTGCCTATATCGCTTTTAACCTTATTACCACTGTTATTGGCTGGGCTTTTATCAATGCTGACTGGGGCGGCGACAGTCGTGATGCCTGTACTAGCGGCGGAGCGTGTTGGACTTTCATTTCGGTTCGTCTCGGTCAGTTTATCTATGGATTCTATCCTCCTGAACTACGCTGGAGGGTTGATATTGTATTCTTGCTATTGGCGCTTACCTTAGCTGCCTTGGCGATTGATAATATCCCGAAAAAAGGTTGGATTGCGTTATGGGCAGTAACCGGATTTCCAGTGGCAGCTTATTACCTGCTATTTGGTGACTCTTTCGGTCTGGAAATTGTCGAAACCCATAAGTGGGGCGGTTTAATGCTGACTTTAGTGCTGGCTTTAGTGGGAATTGTAGCTTCATTACCACTGGGCATTGCACTGGCTCTTGGTCGTCAGTCTGAGATGCCAGTTATTCGAAGTATTAGTATTGTTTACATTGAGTTTTGGCGGGGAGTTCCGTTAATTACCGTGCTCTTTATGGCGTCGGTTATGCTGCCATTGTTTATGTCATCTGAAGTGACTACCGATAAACTGGTGCGAGCTTTAATTGGTATTACACTCTTCCAAGCGGCCTATATGGCTGAGGTGGTACGTGGTGGTCTGCAAGCTATGCCTCGAGGTCAATATGAAGCAGCAGATGCATTAGGTCTTAGTTATCCGCAATCAATGGGACTAATCATTTTACCGCAAGCATTGAAATTAATGATCCCTGGTATCGTTAATACATTTATTGCTTTGTTCAAAGATACTAGTTTGGTGCTTATTATCGGGTTGTTTGATCTGTTGGCTATTGTTCAATCTGGTCTTGCTGATCCTAAGTGGCTTGGCTATTCCATTGAAGGTTATACCTTCGTGGCATTCGTTTTCTGGATTTTCTGTTTCAGCATGTCGAGATATAGCCAACACCTTGAAAAGAAATTGCACACCGGACACTAA